A region from the Brachyspira hampsonii genome encodes:
- a CDS encoding metal ABC transporter ATP-binding protein, producing the protein MLNIKDLSVFYDNNEVLSNINFSLCKGDYLSIIGENGSGKTTLIKTILGLIKPKKGTISFDIIKKNEVGYLPQQGIVQKSFPASVFEVVISGRLNKKKFLPFYTSKDKKITLDNLKKLNIENLKNKSYKDLSGGQQQRVALARALCSAKELLILDEPSTGLDPIATADLYNLIKKLNDEVTIIMVSHDISNAVKYSNKILHINKNILFFGSTEDYIKTDIYKRISGEDMR; encoded by the coding sequence ATGTTGAATATTAAAGATTTATCAGTATTTTATGACAATAATGAGGTATTATCCAATATCAATTTTTCTTTATGCAAAGGAGATTACCTTTCAATAATAGGCGAAAATGGTTCAGGCAAAACTACTTTAATAAAAACTATACTAGGACTAATTAAGCCTAAAAAAGGTACTATTTCTTTTGATATTATAAAGAAAAATGAAGTAGGATATCTGCCGCAGCAGGGAATAGTACAGAAATCATTTCCGGCAAGTGTATTTGAAGTTGTGATTTCTGGGAGATTAAATAAGAAGAAGTTTCTTCCTTTCTATACTTCTAAAGATAAAAAAATAACTTTGGATAATTTGAAAAAACTTAATATAGAAAATTTAAAAAATAAGTCATATAAAGATTTATCAGGAGGACAGCAGCAGAGGGTAGCATTGGCTAGGGCATTATGTTCTGCTAAAGAATTATTAATACTTGATGAGCCTTCTACAGGGCTTGATCCAATAGCTACTGCTGATTTATATAATTTAATAAAAAAATTGAATGATGAGGTAACTATTATAATGGTTTCTCATGATATATCGAATGCAGTTAAATATTCTAATAAGATACTTCATATAAATAAAAATATTCTTTTCTTTGGAAGTACAGAGGACTATATAAAAACAGATATATATAAAAGAATATCAGGGGAGGATATGAGATGA